A window from Primulina huaijiensis isolate GDHJ02 chromosome 11, ASM1229523v2, whole genome shotgun sequence encodes these proteins:
- the LOC140988256 gene encoding uncharacterized protein isoform X1, with protein sequence MEEDLIPESERLQIEQIRELESEELEIEEVDNEDLSDEDIHRGAAASNTYDTSLVALHSYLGEVDDTHNRMAFLDGGAVLTLPLFYLEGIVLFPEATLPLRVIFPNFITGVERAMRQADAPYTIGVVRVYRDSNSDRIRFSTTGTTAEIRQHRRLEDGSVNVVARGQQRFRLKRRLIDAEGAPCGEVQIIREDLPLRTPQEVVGKLAPLRNLQTSSIWSTPSLKDSQLNHCSCEEGKDSDAMSEGSFESELSSAEKSLHQSALASCCPNVNDESMSSDEENFVQHSEFHPELSGLDIYLRSINSEHNKQNLHASSNVGKRTFSGVQHHYRAKWDKRSVALLRNVPGAFWPSWVYNMFDSYSLARKAADRWKQVVKSPSMEGLVMKPDLLSFHIASKIPISESKRQELLEIDGTSYRLRREIELLESFDKIQCKSCQTLIGRRRDMLIMSSDGPLSAYANPHGFVHEVMTLFKTNGVGVAGPPVKEFSWFPGYAWSMAECTTCGTHLGWHFSATRKKMRPRSFWGIRSSQVLDDTK encoded by the exons ATGGAGGAGGATTTGATACCAGAGAGTGAGAGGTTACAAATCGAGCAAATTCGCGAGCTGGAATCGGAGGAGTTGGAAATCGAGGAAGTCGACAATGAGGATTTGTCTGACGAGGATAT TCACCGTGGTGCTGCTGCATCCAACACTTATGATACCTCCTTAGTTGCATTGCATTCATACCTTGGTG AGGTTGATGACACTCATAACAGAATGGCATTTTTGGATGGTGGCGCTGTGCTGACGCTTCCGCTGTTCTATCTAGAAG GTATAGTTTTATTCCCTGAGGCGACACTTCCTCTTCGAGTGATTTTTCCTAATTTTATAACTGGAGTTGAACGAGCAATGAGACAAGCTGATGCTCCTTATACTATTGGTGTG GTTCGTGTTTATAGAGATTCAAATAGTGACAGGATAAGATTTTCAACTACTGGCACAACTGCTGAG ATTCGGCAACATCGGCGGCTGGAAGACGGTTCGGTAAACGTGGTTGCCCGCGGCCAGCAGCGTTTTCGTCTGAAGCGCCGCTTGATTGATGCAGAGGGAGCA CCATGTGGAGAGGTTCAGATAATTAGGGAAGATCTGCCACTAAGAACACCACAGGAAGTCGTTGGCAAGCTGGCTCCATTGAGAAACTTGCAAACGAGCAGTATCTGGAGCACACCATCGTTAAAGGATTCTCAGCTTAATCACTGCAGCTGTGAGGAGGGAAAAGATTCTGATGCAATGTCAGAGGGGAGTTTTGAAAGTGAACTTTCATCAGCAGAAAAAAGTTTGCACCAATCTGCTCTAGCCTCTTGTTGCCCTAATGTAAATGATGAGTCAATGAGCAGTGATGAGGAGAACTTTGTGCAGCATTCAGAATTTCATCCTGAATTGTCAGGATTGGATATCTATTTGAGGTCGATTAATTCAGAACACAACAAACAGAACTTACATGCTAGTTCTAATGTTGGAAAAAGGACCTTCTCAGGTGTGCAACATCACTACAGGGCAAAATGGGACAAGCGCTCCGTAGCCCTGCTTCGGAATGTTCCTGGAGCATTTTGGCCCAGTTGGGTTTACAACATGTTCGATTCTTATTCTCTTGCTAGAAAGGCAGCTG ATAGGTGGAAACAAGTTGTTAAATCACCAAGCATGGAGGGGCTTGTAATGAAACCAGATCTTCTTTCATTTCACATTGCTAGTAAAATTCCAATATCTGAATCTAAGAGGCAAGAGCTTTTGGAAATTGATGGTACTTCTTATAGATTGCGAAGGGAAATTGAGTTACTTGAAAgttttgataaaattcagtGCAAATCTTGCCAG ACGTTGATTGGAAGGCGACGTGATATGTTAATCATGTCTAGTGATGGGCCGCTTAGTGCCTATGCTAATCCGCATGGTTTTGTGCACGAGGTAATGACTCTCTTCAAAACAAATGGAGTAGGAGTTGCAGGACCTCCAGTGAAAGAGTTCAGCTGGTTTCCCGG GTATGCATGGTCGATGGCTGAATGCACCACATGTGGAACTCACTTGGGTTGGCACTTTTCAGCCACGAGGAAGAAAATGAGGCCACGGTCATTTTGGGGAATAAGAAGCTCGCAGGTTTTGGATGATACAAAGTAA
- the LOC140988256 gene encoding uncharacterized protein isoform X2, producing the protein MAFLDGGAVLTLPLFYLEGIVLFPEATLPLRVIFPNFITGVERAMRQADAPYTIGVVRVYRDSNSDRIRFSTTGTTAEIRQHRRLEDGSVNVVARGQQRFRLKRRLIDAEGAPCGEVQIIREDLPLRTPQEVVGKLAPLRNLQTSSIWSTPSLKDSQLNHCSCEEGKDSDAMSEGSFESELSSAEKSLHQSALASCCPNVNDESMSSDEENFVQHSEFHPELSGLDIYLRSINSEHNKQNLHASSNVGKRTFSGVQHHYRAKWDKRSVALLRNVPGAFWPSWVYNMFDSYSLARKAADRWKQVVKSPSMEGLVMKPDLLSFHIASKIPISESKRQELLEIDGTSYRLRREIELLESFDKIQCKSCQTLIGRRRDMLIMSSDGPLSAYANPHGFVHEVMTLFKTNGVGVAGPPVKEFSWFPGYAWSMAECTTCGTHLGWHFSATRKKMRPRSFWGIRSSQVLDDTK; encoded by the exons ATGGCATTTTTGGATGGTGGCGCTGTGCTGACGCTTCCGCTGTTCTATCTAGAAG GTATAGTTTTATTCCCTGAGGCGACACTTCCTCTTCGAGTGATTTTTCCTAATTTTATAACTGGAGTTGAACGAGCAATGAGACAAGCTGATGCTCCTTATACTATTGGTGTG GTTCGTGTTTATAGAGATTCAAATAGTGACAGGATAAGATTTTCAACTACTGGCACAACTGCTGAG ATTCGGCAACATCGGCGGCTGGAAGACGGTTCGGTAAACGTGGTTGCCCGCGGCCAGCAGCGTTTTCGTCTGAAGCGCCGCTTGATTGATGCAGAGGGAGCA CCATGTGGAGAGGTTCAGATAATTAGGGAAGATCTGCCACTAAGAACACCACAGGAAGTCGTTGGCAAGCTGGCTCCATTGAGAAACTTGCAAACGAGCAGTATCTGGAGCACACCATCGTTAAAGGATTCTCAGCTTAATCACTGCAGCTGTGAGGAGGGAAAAGATTCTGATGCAATGTCAGAGGGGAGTTTTGAAAGTGAACTTTCATCAGCAGAAAAAAGTTTGCACCAATCTGCTCTAGCCTCTTGTTGCCCTAATGTAAATGATGAGTCAATGAGCAGTGATGAGGAGAACTTTGTGCAGCATTCAGAATTTCATCCTGAATTGTCAGGATTGGATATCTATTTGAGGTCGATTAATTCAGAACACAACAAACAGAACTTACATGCTAGTTCTAATGTTGGAAAAAGGACCTTCTCAGGTGTGCAACATCACTACAGGGCAAAATGGGACAAGCGCTCCGTAGCCCTGCTTCGGAATGTTCCTGGAGCATTTTGGCCCAGTTGGGTTTACAACATGTTCGATTCTTATTCTCTTGCTAGAAAGGCAGCTG ATAGGTGGAAACAAGTTGTTAAATCACCAAGCATGGAGGGGCTTGTAATGAAACCAGATCTTCTTTCATTTCACATTGCTAGTAAAATTCCAATATCTGAATCTAAGAGGCAAGAGCTTTTGGAAATTGATGGTACTTCTTATAGATTGCGAAGGGAAATTGAGTTACTTGAAAgttttgataaaattcagtGCAAATCTTGCCAG ACGTTGATTGGAAGGCGACGTGATATGTTAATCATGTCTAGTGATGGGCCGCTTAGTGCCTATGCTAATCCGCATGGTTTTGTGCACGAGGTAATGACTCTCTTCAAAACAAATGGAGTAGGAGTTGCAGGACCTCCAGTGAAAGAGTTCAGCTGGTTTCCCGG GTATGCATGGTCGATGGCTGAATGCACCACATGTGGAACTCACTTGGGTTGGCACTTTTCAGCCACGAGGAAGAAAATGAGGCCACGGTCATTTTGGGGAATAAGAAGCTCGCAGGTTTTGGATGATACAAAGTAA